The genomic interval tctgctcgcctacctgaatcacctgaaaaatggttcaacactgggatgagtcaacgcttagtaagacgaaatatgctattactagagTGTGAAAAATGAGCTATAATATTAgaaaaatctgttttcatataaacaagtataactgaatatgtaaatatagtataagtaataaaatccaccccctttccatgttgtttaacataatagtattgtaggttactattaaaatacttctagtgtacataagtatgttccctgtttctgtaaagctatatatacgtaatagtaactgaaaactttccctgtggataactgtgtgtcataatttaaccctttatgataaggttgtgcggctcgtaggcaggatttaccctaactagccaactaggaataaatcactatactccattggtctgatctgcccacctcaacccatattcgatggagagcctgtccacgtcaagggcctaagtgatcgacctactaccacgtattatctaaataggtggttgcactcataacataacataatatctgtaacaaCGACATCGTGCTCTGTAATTacatagtccaatagggtctgatactatataatatatttctatatacaactatctgatttatcatgattctgaaataaccgtaataaccataatactgcataaactgtactgtaattcatacgtcataatactgagaactgtataatcataacactgaaactggaTAATCACAATACTGAAATtggtataatcatggtactgagattcatataatcatggtactgaaattcgtaaaattatggtactgaaattcataaaatcatggtattgaaattcataaaacatatctccgtactatattcatattctcaagttacatcatactttaatacataattttcatcatttaataaactgtataatattttaaaaatatctaacataatatatttcccttacctgacgaATAGAAAGCTCCTATGGTATACTgacctaacacccgtagggcctcctacataacaccttgaaaacaacatttgtcagaatagaatatcagtatttttttgcctaaatcatttcttataactgtcataaggccaaaaatgggctaaaaggccttatcctgaatttaggatgaaatccaacttcgtttcaccaacgatccgctccggcagacttgcagagaatttcaccaagagcgtcatggtggcttcggatcgtcgattcggcgacgATCATAATCAAAATCTACGActtttatataattaaatttgCAAGTTGAGCCGCCTTCACAtaatgttaatttaattaattttttttataaataaacaaGTGTAATTTATTTTGATAATTATATCGATTTATTTCAATCATAAACATGAGGCTAGCTGATTAAGTTACTTAACTGTACTATTTTTGGTAGTtctattaataataatttttgctaataaaaatAACTTACCTTGTCATATGTAGAGCAATTCAAAAGcttaaatacaaaatattatttttttattttattttgaggtCAACTAACTAGGGAGTTCATGAAACCACAATTATACAAAAGGTTAACTTATTTTCTattcaaaatttcttttcttcCCTTCTTTCTAAAATTATAGTTTACCATTTTCAATATAAAAGTTTGAAGTCTAATTATTGAAATATCCTTTAGAGGACCAAAAATAAAAGTTGGTATATACCAAGTCTTTCTATGAAAAGTAAAGGGTACAAATTAGAGAAAGACATGCACAATACAAAAGTTTGAACTGGAAAATTATTGAGAAATAAAAATGTATTGGATTTATATTAATCAATAATCTTTTGATTATGATTTATTAACTGATGAGATATGATCCAAAAAAGAGGTTTGATTAACCTAAGAAAGAAAGAATTAagtcttcttttatttttaactttattTAAATAAGTAGGTACAAAATTCAAACTTATGAGCTATAACTACCAATGAATATAGTCTATTCCTTTAGTCCTTTAGCAATATAATAACTTTCAATTTATTTAATCACAAGTGGTctattttaatttccttttttatGGACTACACTTGTGGTTGCTTTCATATATCTTTAAATCAAGATTGCCAATTTTCAAATACATAAGAAAACACAAACAACTTATAAAAACCCATCAATAATTTTGAAGTATTGGCCCCATGGCCATATATAATTATTTCCAAATGATGATGGTTTCCTAATGACATCACCTTGCTTTGCACCAGTGAAATAAGCAAGACCTCTCATTAAAAATCCATTGGAAAATGGAAATATAATGTGATgtcccgattttcataccattttttttcctcttcaataaataataaatattaatcaaacatcggccacgtcaaaaactttgataccatttaaacataacccgatCCAAAGTGGGGTACAAGGTAATCAGTTCACCATATACACACATTCTTGatagcggaagtcaatatttaaaAACCATTCATAATACAAATACCCAGAGTTCTATACAACCATACTCATCCCCAAAAACCCATAACATACACTAGGAATCATATATCCCTAAACAAAATACTAACCCTATCTATCAAGGTACTAGTTCCCCTCTATCACGGAACTCTATCGCCTGGTTTGtacggtttcctgaaatattagatatttgggtgagacacatttcagtaagacgaaataaattatttacagtgtgtgacagtatgagtttcgttatatcataatatactcatttcagtgataataccatcttaGAAAATATACTAATtcgtattcataatcatataaatataaaacacaatcttttataagctttatttcaTTCCTCAAATTCatgcacatgcaacccatatttatcggTGAAAGTTCCCGATGATAGAGGAgattacacacacatacatgtaactcccctctgctctgatatcatttgtaaccttacccaaATAGTTTTGGTGTGGCtataactgatacttatcagggtactcactttacttagcaagccctcaggcggagagttttactatgcctaaattatttatgtaattaaattcacactctttcatttctcatttccatttctcAATTTAGCTCATCAGTGTCCTGTgtcatctgtaactcatggttgcttTGAGGATATTCACCATGCCATGCTTCCTcctatggtcagggttgtgcggctcgaaagtTGGATCTAAACCACAATTGACCtgctcggttagatcaaaataagaaatcaaaatttgaaattcattgtctgtagtacgattggcctgcctaaCCTTGGTCTGGACTCTATGGAGCAAAACTATAATTCTCACTAGCTCAATTGACTGTCACATcacactctccacgagatcgTATGGTTGCACTTTTCAttccactagcaatggtaccatgctttcAGAAATACTTCAGTCCATCACGATTCTCATTCccacattttcattttcataattcagtattcacaatctaTTATTCATATTGTAGTATTCacgttacaatattcacatttcagtgttcacatttcaatattcacaacacagtattcacattacaatattcacattgcagtactCACgtttcaatatatttttcatttgacgtattttaacatttctcaataaaacatatcatcatgtcatattttctcatttatcatagaaaacatttctatattcatatttcatattccatcatTTCCCAGTAAAATACACgttgatataacataattcatcattctctaTAAAACAAGTTTATttaccacttttcatcatttcccacatttcaaatcccaaaacatcacaattcagtataaatcatGTGCTCACAATTTTGTCtaatattcgtatcataataattttaggcaaaatatcatatttttattttcacgTATTAGTTCAAttaatagttttcaaaataattgttataatttattccccttacctgacttaccgagaggcctgctaaaatacCCAATCCCACGCCCACGACGTTCAAAACTCAACGCcttaaaattcacatttcccctaaatcaatcaatttaaccccagaataataattattttaatatttcctaggtccacacactcccaatactaattaaactttaaaaataattaacgaaTATAATTCCACTATTCTCACCCTAGCCTAAGAGTGCTGCTtaggaaatccaaattaaaaatatGCGCTGATTAAAATGATGAGGATTAGAGCTAAGACCCCATAGTAGTGTCTAATTATCGttttggctaaagatttaaggagaaattgaggagagagggagaggttaccttaccccaggagtggtgcctatttTACTCCttcgacaaatccactctggttaaaatgtcgatggcagagaatggaacccaggTTTATTTTCCGTTTTTCAATCGGTGCTAtcgacaccctaattttaactagACTGTTTTGGGACGACTCGGTTTAATAAAAGTTaactttgaatttcaaaaattggaGGACCTTGTTTGAAAAACccaatattttaaattgagtcctgatGTTTTTAACCGAGTCTCAACGTTTTAAATCGAGTCTCgctattttaaattgagtctcggtGTCTTAATGTGAGTTTCagtgttttaaattgagtcctggtatttttaattgagtcaaggtattttaaattgagtcccggtattttaAATCGAGTCCTAGTATTTCTAGTTGAGTCTaggtatttttttaattaagtcttGGTATTTTAATTAAGTCTCGTTGAATTTTAATTGAGGCccatattttttttaaggtaGTCAAGTTCAGGTCCTCCGTCTTCCGGGGATCGAGTTTTCAAATCCGATTCTTTCCTTTTGGAAGACAAAAATTGGACAACAAAAGGCatagaaaaatacataaaatacataatatatatataccatgGTATATAGGTTAGGTATATGTGTATTTAAAAGAAAAGTGTCACGGTACAAACAATGGGTCATCCAATGCAACCCGGGGGTacatgcaaaaaaataaaaaaatcactcAAGCCCATAAAAAGGGTTGTGGGCGCACTATTCCTAGACAAGGGGGGCACGCGTAGCAGAGGGCTACGTCAGGAGCTctgcatctttttcttttcatcacCTTCACCCTCTCTCACCTCTCGCATACTCTCCCAGCCACCGCCCTCCTTCTCCCTCAGCCTCACCACCGCCGACACCTCCACCCTCTACGTACACCTCTGGTAGATCCACACCCAgcatgtaatgacctgcctattttaccatgtattattttttttcttatataacAACATTCATAACTCTGATATTCTGCAAAACTAATATAGTCATTATCAACCCGGAACCGTGGGTAtcgaggatatacctgtcatacatctctgatacctaaacaGTGGAAAACATagattacatacatgccatataACAACGGGCATAATACTAGAAATCTACTGAatccatcatatatatatataaacatccaCCAAAGGACCAAATAGTACCCAAGGGTCATAACTTCAAAAACCAATCTGACCCTAATTCAACTACTTACCTTTCTGACTGGGTAGTTTGGTCGACCTCTACTGCTACGGAACTCTATCTGCCATTCTATCTGGATtctctgaaatgtttataaagttagggtgagacacctctccataagagagataaactaatatcagtgtattACAATATGAGTAATGTTGTACTTAAACATTAactgtacataatatatatatgataaaaactggttgtataaattttgaacaaaacatgattcatcatatcaaagtaaatatcataataaacATTGTACTAATTTCTGTAATCATGCAAAACATCTTCtgtaataatccaaaaaaaaaaaagggatataaaagattagtggaatgattcccaaaaaataataataataataataattaattaattaatcaattaaaaaaaataaaatttatttttatttttattaataaatatattattattaatattaattaaatatattattattattattattatatcaattCACCTCAAGCTTCAGGCGAATTCAGGTGACCGCTgcaccaccacccccccccccacccacccAAATTCTTCCATTCTTTTCGTCTGCGagttctctctctcctctcacattCTCTTGATCAAGGAACTTAAAAGTCAAAACTGCCTACTTTGATTGTAGCTTCTATTGGCATTTAATCAGATTTTTGTAATTGATCATTGTTTGGCTACATTGTCATCTGAGCTTTGGATTGTTGTAGCATTGATAATGtggcatgtttttttttttcatgcataGACCAAAATAATTTAGCgttatttataattaaaagttGTCTACTTTGTTGAGAACCTAGCAGCTGTGTTTGCATCTTTTACAGGTCTAAACACGAAAGTATTCTTCTACCATTTTATTGTTTGGAATTAATTTGATCGCGAAACTTACACCAAGGGAATAACTCATTCTCTTGGAACTACTAATGTATTAACCTAACTTATTTTTTGAAGAGAATGTAGTCTTCACAattttcttgcttttttttttttttttggttttaaccTCAGTCAGTTTCACGCATGCCCTAATGTTCTTATATATGGATTAATactaaatattaattttaaattaatggATGTATAAAAATCACAATCAAAAAAACCAAACAAGGATAAAGAAACTTGCTAGATTATTATCATCCTCCCCCTTTCTTTTGCCAAACCCAATAATCTTTCATTTGAAAAACACAAAGTTATAAAATTATCTTAAATATGataaattttctttcctttctttcataGTATTAAGTTCTAAACAGACCTAAGAATATATCAAGACGTGGGCATTCTACTTAAAGCCTTGTCTAAAATTGTAGAGGCCCTATATTTATGGGCTTTCAAAGGCATTAGCTTGCTCTTTCTATAAGTATTCAAGTCCATTTGCTTCACATGGCCCATTATTCCTCAACAGGGCCCAATTTCACAGTACAacctattctctctctctctctctctctctctctctctctgtctccctCCCACTCCCTattctctgtttctctctctctctctcaaaatgaAGATATCAGAACAATCTAAACATGTAGTCCTTATTAATTTTGTTGAACAAATAATTAATTGCTCAAGTTAAATCAAAATTAGCTCTAAAAAATATCTCAGTGATTAGAGTACAATGTTTTTATCTTATGTTAATAATCTCATGTATTCATTTTTAAAGGACTATTCGGATAAAAGATTTTGATTGGGAAAGGGAatagaaaggaaaataagaaggaaaaatttattttttattataattttcctCAATACCAAAGACCATTAAAtacaaaaatttcttttaatatgattaaaaattgagaaaataaaaatataaatggtatgcaaaatcatatttatattcattgatttggtatattttttttgtttactttCTCACTTTCCCTAAaactaaatatgaaaaatggatttctttatattttcttttttccttcctTTCAAGTTCCAAATAAGAATTAGACTAAATGAGAACAGTATTGTAAAAAAGGAGAtgaataatttttgtttttgatttaatttttgaaattaaatgaaCCTTGAATATACCtgaaaaaagaaataatattatGCTTTATAAACCTAATTACAGAAactttaaatttatataaaatataatataaaattatattaatatttatttaaatttattaaaattcatactcacAAATGCAACTTAAAAATATTATTGACATCTTAAATTTCAAATGATACAGCATGCACTGTGTTTCTCTATATAAGTCCTATTACATATACAAGTACCCTAATTAAGACACACCCCTATTAGCCCTATGGTGCAATTTCCCTCAGACCCACTAGCTAATCTCTCCATACATATAGAAAAAGCAAAAGCAAGTgaacctaaaaaaaaataaagttaaatGTATTAATTAATGGGTTTTCATATATAtggactatatatatatactcatataGATACACTATTAGGGACACCCCTGCATGTTACTCCCGGCTCCGAGCTAGGTGCCAGCAGCTCATACCCCAACACCCCCGCCCCGCACCTGTTCCTAAGCTTCAGATCAGTATTCCTCCTCTCGATTTCCCTGTCTATCCGTCCAATCTCCGCGGAGAACCCATAAAACGCCTCCACCACCTCGGCGTCGCCGGACCAGATCGACGGCTGTTGCCGCTCCCCCAGGTACTCCTCGTCCGGCGAGTGGGTGGACAGCGTGTCCACCACCGCCATGAACTTGGTCGCCTGTAGCAAACTCGGCATTGCGGAGAGGAAGTACTTTTGTGGATCTGACAGAAAGTTCACGTACTCGGGGTCGGTTTCTTCGGGGATGAGGCGGCGCATGAGGGGCGGGCGGTTCGGGACGTACCCTCCGTAGGCGTACTGGCCGAAGTTGAGGGCGGCGTGCTGCGCCGACGCCAGCCAAATGATGGTGGTGAGGATGGAGGTCAGGTCAGAAGCGGTGGTGAGGGAGGGCCACCAGGTGGCGTGGCGGACGTCGGCATGGCCCACGTTGACGGACTCGGCGTACCACGCTTGGAGCTCCCTGTCGTTGCGGATGACACCAGAGTTGGGGTAGTAGTGGTTCACGTAAGTGCGAACCCAGTTTTGGATGGCATCCCAGATAAGCAGCCCGTCGGTGGCGTATGGGTAGTCCTCTAGTACTAATTTTAGCCCATGTGGTTGCGTTGGGTCCGGTACCGCCATTCCCCTGctcacacgcgcgcgcgcgcacacacagaAATTAGAACGTTAAGAGGGATTCATTTTTGCATTTGAAGTCGAACAAGTCTAGGTTGAGAATATATACGATGTGTACCTGCGAATGAGATCGGAAGGAAGGCCTTCTAAGTCGAAGCGCCAGTTGCGGTAGGCGGCAGCGCTGAGCTCCATGCAGTAGCGACCAGGAGTGAAGCAGGACTCGATTATGCCGTCAGCGCAGATGAGGCTCTGGCGTGCCAGGCCGTTGATCTCCAGGGTGTACCGCATGTGCGGGTCCAGCAGCTTATATATGGGGTGCATCGCACTAAGCTGCCTGTGCGCTGCCAGTATGAACGGCTCCAAACAAGCATGCGTCCGCAACCTGTGATCATAGTATTTAACTCAATTCACCATTGATTATTTTGTATTGTTCTGCTATGCATTGGTATACACTGCACAATATGCAGGCGATTGTAGTTACCAGTGGTGGACGAGTTGGTGAACGCCGGCGTCGTTGGAGCAGACGTGGGCTTTGGCGAGCTGCCAGACCCAGTTGGACGTGGCATCGGCTGGGGGAGTGACAACGCGGTTGGAGCGGGAATTGGGTCCAGCGTAGGGGAGGCTGAGCTCGATGGCTACGGGCTTGAGAGTGCCGAGTTCGGTGAGGAAAAAGATGGTTCGTGTTGCGTATGCTTTGCGGCCGTCTTGAGCATTTATGCCATCCAGAAATGGGAGGTAGATGTCATGGTAGTCCACGATAAAAAGCTTATTTTTCTCAATCGCCTGAAAAACACAGCttgtaaattaattaattatgacaGTGTATGTAACCTTATCATCAGTAGCTAGTTAACTTGGAAGGTGGAcacagaaaaaataaataaataacaaaagatCATCTTCTTGTTTTGGAGGATGTGGTGCATTTCGTGAGCAGATATGGTTAATTTTTGTGAATTTCAATTCCCCGCGTCACTTCATGCGTCGAATATCATTATAATATCTTCTGAGCAAAGGATTTCAATACAATTACTaaatttgaagttcaaaattttcacGAACACAAGCTTTAAAGTCAATACGATGCATGCATGTACATTAGTTATGTAGGATCAAGACAAGACCATTGACAAAATTGGAGAGGAGGGTGgggtgaattttgaattttgatgtGTACCTGCTGAACTGACATGCCGTTGAGATTACCCGCGATGTGCTCGTCTTTGAGTGCCGACTCCTGGGGACCATACACTTCAGGATCGAGCTGGCTTACAGGGGGAAACTCCTTCAGTCTCTGAATACTCACCGGGTTGATCCCTGCAATCGCCTGCCGACCGAACTCATCGTCCCGCAACCACGCAAACTTGTCCTCTGCACAAAAAAATAGACTATGCAATTTGAAACTTACGCTCTCAAATACAATTTAATTTCACATGAGACTTATAATTAAGGGCTTGCTTGCTTACTGGAAATTATCTTGGGGGTGTCGTAACGGAGAAGGTTGCCTTGGTTGGACTCTTGGATTTTGCTGACGAAGGACGGCAGCGGGAGCTTCTTGAGGACATCATCCTCCAGCCCTAGCTTTAGGAGGAGCCCTTCTTTGTAGAGACTGTCAACGTCGGAGAACAACTTGAAGTCATGGTTGTGTACGGAGATGCTGGCCATTAAGGATGGTATTAAGTTATGAAGCACCGCTTTGAGTCTCCCGGCGGAGAACGTGTCCTGCTTCGACTCCTCAAACTGTTCGTCTCTCGGCACGTACATCGGCAGTGGCTTCTCCACACGACTCTCTGCATTCATATCTGCCACCACACCCATTAAGCAATCGCTGAATTAGTCCATGTCAATCGATTAGGCACAAAGGACAAAAAAATCTTTTGCATATTCGTAAGTAAAAATTAAACGTGAGACAAAACTTGATATACCCATTTGAAACAGGCTGTCAAACCATGTGCaggttttcaaaaatcaaatgtgATTTGGGATTGTAAAAGTGATATTGGTTTATTGATCAAAAAGCTGTTCCATTTTTTCGCTTTATGTACGTAACCGGTTTCAGTGAAACAGGTGGTGCGCATTACTGTGGCCTTTTTCTTTAAACAAACACTTTTAAGTGCGCACGAGGTGGGAAACATAGGACAAGCATTAAAGTAGAATCTGAAGAAAACAACGAAGCCAGCTAGGTACGGAGGTAGCTACTAACCAGTGTCAGCCGGAGAACGGCCGGTGCGACATCTCCTGGGATACGGGATGCTTTCACCTCCGAGCGTCGGCCGAGCAAACTCGATTCCTCTGTCGGGGTTTCCCAGATCATTGTACACGTCGAAGTCGTAAATCCTGTCCGCTAATTTTCTCTCCCCCTTTCCATCGCCCCTCAAGATTTTCaactcttgctctctcaaagctctGAGCCCAGCCGGCGTCTCCGATGGCAGATACGGCTGCATCCCCAAATCAAACAATTACAAAACTAATAAAATTAACTTCATCCATCCTTAAATCGTTTATTATAAAATTCCGTCCTGCGTTGCATCCATAGTCATTTTATTTGGatgtatttaaattaattttaatataattttatatgatattttattcaAACCTAATACCaatctaaattttaaaaaaaatttcattgaaTTATAAACCTCTTCTCAcctgcaataaaaaatatttttccaaaagtaaaaaattaatttttaaaataagaacCTCACTCTCGAGTCCAATAACTTCTAGTGGAACcccaaaagattttttttttttttaatattatttatttaaagtgtaaagaaaaataatgaaggGTAGCATGGAGCATGAGTCATGGTAGGTTATAGAGGGCTTTGTGGATGGGCTGGGCTCTAGATCCCATTTGAAAAGTCCAGTCTGGGCCATGTGGGGAGAAAAGTGAGTTTTAGGTCAATAATTTGGTTTAGAGGGTCATAATTTGGTCTAATTCCAACAGGAGAATCCAATtgaaacttttcaaaagtcagaGGACAACAAATCTTGTGTTTAATAGGAACCAAATGGTCGGAGAGGACATTTTTTTGGTCAcctatttgaaatttgaaaattgacTTTCATCCAAAAAATGGaatcaaatttgaatttctaaCTAGGACTTTTAGGCTTAGGATTACTTCATCCTATTTCTAGTTGACAAAAAGGATTGTAGTACGGCATGTATCATACCATTCATCTTAAAAtaatacagatatatatatatatatatatatatatgatgtatgtATAAAAAGTAAGAAGAAAATTACAATGACTAAGTTGGATCAGGTTGCTTAAGGTAATATTCTGGCTCATTAATCGAATATTATACGTGCATGTTTAAGTCTAATTACTTATTTACTCAACTAAACAACGCCACGTTTAACATTCTGCATTGATTTCTCAATCAATTATGAAAATTCAACGTTTAGAGATTGGAATAAGAATTAATCTCCGCGTGACTTGtgactttaaaagaaaaaatatattcttACAAGTGggtctgaaaaaaaaaatatttgaaaataaaattgaaagacTAAATCCATAAAATAGTTctatagaaataaataaaattttaaaataaaaaaataaaaatcatttctcCCAATTAAAAAACCTAAGAGAGGAACTAAGAAAGCCTAGTcccattttaaaaat from Malania oleifera isolate guangnan ecotype guangnan chromosome 9, ASM2987363v1, whole genome shotgun sequence carries:
- the LOC131164964 gene encoding linoleate 13S-lipoxygenase 3-1, chloroplastic-like, which encodes MAVAKEFLGSSMVERSSFVPSSKVLFGHHFGQRQSQFCAAPVLVPLERRRLQLKKVVRAPVAAVSEDLVKPVLPADEAVKFKVRAVLTVRNKNKEDFKETIVKHLDALADKIGRNVVLELISTEIDPKTKGPKKSNEAVLKDWSKKTNSRTDRVNYTAEFEVQSNFGMPGAITVTNKHQKEFFLESITLEGFACGPVHFPCNSWVQSKKDHPGKRIFFTNKPYLPSETPAGLRALREQELKILRGDGKGERKLADRIYDFDVYNDLGNPDRGIEFARPTLGGESIPYPRRCRTGRSPADTDMNAESRVEKPLPMYVPRDEQFEESKQDTFSAGRLKAVLHNLIPSLMASISVHNHDFKLFSDVDSLYKEGLLLKLGLEDDVLKKLPLPSFVSKIQESNQGNLLRYDTPKIISKDKFAWLRDDEFGRQAIAGINPVSIQRLKEFPPVSQLDPEVYGPQESALKDEHIAGNLNGMSVQQAIEKNKLFIVDYHDIYLPFLDGINAQDGRKAYATRTIFFLTELGTLKPVAIELSLPYAGPNSRSNRVVTPPADATSNWVWQLAKAHVCSNDAGVHQLVHHWLRTHACLEPFILAAHRQLSAMHPIYKLLDPHMRYTLEINGLARQSLICADGIIESCFTPGRYCMELSAAAYRNWRFDLEGLPSDLIRRGMAVPDPTQPHGLKLVLEDYPYATDGLLIWDAIQNWVRTYVNHYYPNSGVIRNDRELQAWYAESVNVGHADVRHATWWPSLTTASDLTSILTTIIWLASAQHAALNFGQYAYGGYVPNRPPLMRRLIPEETDPEYVNFLSDPQKYFLSAMPSLLQATKFMAVVDTLSTHSPDEEYLGERQQPSIWSGDAEVVEAFYGFSAEIGRIDREIERRNTDLKLRNRCGAGVLGYELLAPSSEPGVTCRGVPNSVSI